One window of the Desulfomonilia bacterium genome contains the following:
- a CDS encoding SPOR domain-containing protein, whose translation MGRRTKASRHTKTLKKNILLFFLSITILAGTSWLFINIVELPGLPFKIDEIKPLEVISAIKARFGKNVIDDRHIAENDKNSKKKAEASAAVEKDYKYSFYDILYHQKQPKSADNHFSVQIDIFKSRKSAEDFAKELESGRRLTCRIVKKGSHYSVLWGGFPSRSTAERYNRQLSGMLGRECLVVEM comes from the coding sequence ATGGGAAGAAGAACAAAGGCATCCCGGCATACCAAGACACTTAAAAAAAATATTCTTCTCTTCTTCCTGTCGATCACAATTCTTGCAGGAACATCATGGCTCTTTATAAACATTGTTGAACTGCCCGGGCTGCCCTTTAAGATAGATGAAATAAAACCTTTGGAAGTAATATCGGCTATCAAGGCAAGATTCGGAAAAAATGTAATTGATGACAGGCATATAGCTGAAAACGATAAAAACAGTAAGAAGAAAGCTGAGGCATCAGCAGCTGTAGAAAAGGACTATAAATATTCATTCTATGATATCCTCTATCATCAGAAACAGCCCAAATCCGCCGATAATCATTTTTCGGTTCAGATAGATATTTTCAAGTCAAGAAAATCCGCCGAGGATTTTGCAAAAGAGCTTGAAAGCGGCAGAAGATTAACCTGCAGGATCGTGAAAAAAGGAAGCCATTATTCAGTCCTGTGGGGCGGTTTCCCGTCAAGGTCTACAGCCGAACGCTATAACAGGCAGCTTTCAGGTATGCTTGGCAGGGAATGTCTGGTCGTAGAGATGTGA
- a CDS encoding DegT/DnrJ/EryC1/StrS family aminotransferase, protein MQFIDLKKQQERIRGKIVSGIEKVLDSGQYIMGAEIKELERKLAEYTGAKNAIGCASGTDALLMALMAYEVGPGDAVFTTPFTFVATAEVISLLGATPVFVDINKDTFNMDPIKLEQSILAVENGGSQEYPLPMGVDGLLPKGIIPVDLFGQTADYAKINEIAERHGLFVIEDACQSFGAEYEGRKACSLADIACTSFFPAKPLGCYGDGGMVFTDDDELAKKMISIRVHGSGSDKYDNIRLGINGRLDTIQAAILLAKFEIFPEEIELRQTVAERYSRLLKDKVTVPFVEKDCKSAWAQYSILCENRDEMMGKLKSAGVPTAIYYPIPLHLQGAYRYLGYEKGSFPVSEDIAEHIFSIPMHPYLTEEEQENIARLLSEA, encoded by the coding sequence ATGCAGTTCATTGACCTCAAGAAACAGCAGGAACGTATAAGGGGAAAAATTGTGTCCGGCATTGAAAAGGTTCTGGATAGCGGTCAGTACATTATGGGAGCTGAAATTAAGGAGCTTGAAAGGAAGCTGGCCGAATATACGGGGGCAAAAAATGCAATCGGATGCGCTTCCGGAACCGATGCCCTGTTGATGGCTCTTATGGCTTATGAGGTCGGCCCCGGGGATGCTGTCTTTACAACACCTTTTACATTTGTAGCGACTGCCGAAGTCATCTCGCTTCTTGGCGCCACGCCGGTTTTCGTGGATATTAATAAAGATACTTTCAATATGGATCCAATAAAGCTTGAACAGTCAATCCTCGCAGTTGAAAACGGCGGCAGTCAGGAATATCCCCTTCCCATGGGGGTTGATGGTCTTCTGCCGAAAGGGATAATACCTGTTGACCTTTTCGGGCAGACCGCGGATTATGCAAAAATAAATGAAATAGCAGAAAGACACGGACTTTTTGTTATCGAAGATGCCTGCCAATCGTTCGGTGCCGAATATGAAGGGAGAAAAGCCTGCTCACTTGCCGATATTGCCTGCACGTCTTTCTTTCCTGCAAAGCCTCTCGGATGCTATGGAGATGGGGGTATGGTTTTCACTGATGATGACGAGCTTGCAAAAAAAATGATTTCAATAAGGGTTCATGGTTCGGGTTCGGATAAATATGACAATATCCGCCTTGGCATTAACGGCAGGCTTGACACGATTCAGGCGGCCATACTGCTGGCTAAATTTGAGATATTCCCTGAGGAAATAGAATTGAGGCAGACTGTTGCAGAGAGATACTCCAGGCTTTTGAAGGATAAAGTTACAGTTCCATTTGTTGAAAAAGACTGTAAAAGCGCCTGGGCGCAGTATTCCATCCTTTGCGAAAACCGCGATGAAATGATGGGCAAGCTGAAGTCAGCAGGTGTTCCTACTGCCATATATTATCCTATACCTCTTCATCTTCAGGGCGCCTACAGATATCTAGGCTATGAAAAAGGTTCGTTTCCCGTTTCTGAAGATATTGCGGAACATATATTCAGCATACCGATGCATCCATATCTCACGGAAGAAGAACAGGAAAATATTGCGAGATTATTGAGTGAGGCGTAA
- a CDS encoding O-antigen ligase family protein — MIDKLFFVVLVLNATGLFSFLAEEFDVSIAIVTGTLLGLNIFYLIIKLRYSIAVFRMAGIGMLNWFVILLVWPLFTLLYAQSLEIREIGLQVYYFTLFSGAAIYTIANGLTSMRRLLAVSLVITIFGMVLNLLAPQYFEAVSYIAGAEVLKEGRVCGFILQPNQLALSLDFMFIAWFMLWGRRRIWLEAAAILIFMLLILLTGSRTGMVSTAIIVIFILMPERNVVSRRYLLKLGTLMLALVAGIAAMKFYLAQINYTDVHEDDLINRMELMLNFKLGNEDDIKNIGSIQQRIDTQAFYWSLFKESPLFGHGFGAEAYYKESGNIFLSAHSDALKSAMEYGFLYPAVFCLLVLLLYRRKSRREIERFLKVNSIGQFVSITVLLFCMGSIMDTRTFYIILGMFFAVVYCPRRVFCYDDTSHITRVLSRREITGYYKRKQRRIVTADSDFDDKNTCELGMEL; from the coding sequence ATGATCGATAAACTTTTTTTTGTTGTCCTTGTTCTGAACGCGACTGGCCTTTTTTCGTTTCTGGCGGAAGAGTTTGATGTATCAATCGCTATAGTTACTGGGACACTGCTTGGTCTGAACATTTTCTATCTGATCATCAAGTTGCGCTACTCGATAGCTGTTTTTCGCATGGCCGGAATCGGAATGTTAAACTGGTTTGTTATACTGCTTGTCTGGCCGCTGTTTACCCTGTTGTATGCACAGTCACTGGAAATAAGAGAAATCGGTCTGCAGGTGTATTACTTTACACTCTTTTCTGGTGCAGCAATATATACAATTGCCAATGGCCTTACCTCAATGCGCCGTCTGTTGGCCGTCAGTCTGGTAATTACTATATTCGGTATGGTGTTGAATCTTCTGGCGCCCCAGTACTTCGAGGCGGTATCTTATATAGCCGGTGCAGAAGTTCTGAAGGAAGGCAGGGTGTGCGGGTTCATTCTGCAGCCGAACCAGCTTGCCCTGAGCCTGGATTTCATGTTCATCGCCTGGTTCATGCTGTGGGGCCGCAGAAGAATATGGCTTGAAGCGGCGGCAATTCTTATATTCATGCTATTGATATTGCTGACTGGCTCAAGAACCGGTATGGTAAGTACCGCAATCATAGTCATATTTATCCTTATGCCTGAACGGAATGTAGTGAGCAGAAGATATCTTTTAAAGCTTGGCACACTGATGCTCGCCCTGGTTGCTGGAATTGCTGCAATGAAATTTTACCTTGCACAGATTAATTATACGGATGTTCATGAAGACGATTTGATCAACAGAATGGAACTGATGTTGAATTTCAAGTTGGGCAATGAAGACGATATCAAGAATATAGGAAGTATACAACAGAGGATAGATACTCAGGCTTTTTACTGGTCGCTCTTCAAAGAAAGTCCTTTATTCGGGCATGGTTTTGGAGCTGAAGCCTACTACAAAGAAAGCGGCAACATATTTTTGTCAGCGCACAGTGATGCTCTGAAAAGTGCCATGGAATACGGTTTCTTGTACCCGGCCGTTTTTTGTCTTCTTGTGCTTTTACTTTACAGAAGAAAAAGCCGCAGAGAGATTGAGAGATTTCTCAAAGTAAATTCAATAGGGCAGTTTGTCTCCATAACAGTCCTGCTGTTCTGTATGGGCAGCATTATGGATACACGGACTTTTTATATCATATTGGGGATGTTCTTCGCAGTTGTTTATTGTCCGAGGAGAGTTTTCTGCTATGATGATACCAGTCATATTACCAGAGTATTATCGAGAAGAGAAATTACAGGATATTACAAGAGAAAGCAGCGCAGAATAGTTACAGCTGATTCCGATTTTGATGACAAAAACACTTGCGAACTGGGAATGGAACTATGA
- a CDS encoding asparagine synthase-related protein, producing the protein MKYHSCIADTGKYLIKDDSGRISLYEYFGDAVKAAGKSSKVKLNITALTEVPSHYAFVGDKTIINNISRTQWFSNYDPEHGFFENEFSLRHGNREANAGEIARELHLALREEISDYIKNSSRVGILLSGGMDSRIVSSILKEIQNERKSFDVYAFCWGNPETRDPVYAKRIAGLYGWDYQHFQITSDTLKENIEVCADEGCFYAPKHLHALPDVTKRVSELGIECLLAGSYGDSIGRAEYSGVRVENLTPIRKCFRNWFRLFNQDLYEEYRKRTISDISAYHSLFGESSEAAINELDYQLHYMRNMLGTCMNILNRVTDFHQVFTRNDIVSLMWSFANKCRTNEVYKYLLGEVDPKLLDIPWARTGMKYLDDSSNPDDLPKSFHNYSEWVRNELFSHIRGLIFNGEIEKTGIFNMDQIHFIMMQNRKSKILNGRIEEIILWLSSLSIFLRNNDWEIDCDNPRSPEFSLAGRFETILYLWSHRLRNIKIR; encoded by the coding sequence ATGAAATATCACAGCTGCATAGCTGATACGGGAAAATATTTAATCAAAGATGATTCTGGCAGGATAAGTCTTTATGAATATTTTGGAGATGCAGTTAAAGCAGCTGGGAAATCTTCAAAAGTTAAACTGAATATAACAGCGTTGACGGAAGTTCCGTCGCACTATGCGTTCGTTGGTGACAAGACAATAATAAATAATATCAGCCGTACTCAATGGTTCAGCAATTATGATCCTGAACATGGTTTTTTTGAAAATGAATTTTCTTTACGTCATGGAAATCGAGAAGCGAATGCCGGGGAAATTGCCAGAGAATTGCATCTCGCCCTTCGTGAAGAGATTTCAGATTACATAAAAAATTCAAGCAGGGTGGGAATTCTTCTTTCCGGCGGCATGGACAGCCGCATTGTTTCCTCTATTTTGAAGGAGATACAGAATGAAAGAAAAAGCTTTGATGTATATGCTTTCTGCTGGGGGAATCCTGAAACCAGAGATCCTGTTTATGCCAAAAGGATAGCCGGATTGTATGGATGGGATTACCAGCATTTTCAAATTACGAGTGACACATTAAAAGAAAATATCGAAGTCTGCGCTGATGAGGGCTGTTTTTACGCACCAAAGCATCTCCATGCCCTGCCTGATGTTACAAAAAGAGTTAGCGAACTTGGAATAGAGTGTCTGCTGGCGGGGAGCTATGGCGACAGTATAGGGCGTGCTGAATACAGCGGGGTCAGGGTCGAGAATCTCACTCCGATAAGAAAGTGTTTCAGGAACTGGTTCAGATTGTTCAATCAGGATTTATATGAGGAATACAGGAAAAGGACAATTTCTGATATCAGTGCATACCATTCTTTGTTTGGCGAATCATCGGAAGCCGCAATAAATGAACTGGATTATCAGCTTCATTACATGCGCAATATGCTGGGCACCTGCATGAATATACTGAACAGGGTCACGGATTTCCATCAGGTATTCACCCGCAACGATATTGTGTCATTGATGTGGTCGTTTGCCAATAAGTGCAGAACGAATGAGGTGTATAAATACCTGCTGGGAGAAGTCGACCCGAAACTTCTGGACATTCCATGGGCCAGAACCGGGATGAAATATCTGGATGACAGCTCAAATCCCGATGACCTGCCGAAATCTTTTCACAACTATTCTGAATGGGTACGAAATGAGCTGTTTTCGCATATCAGGGGTCTGATCTTTAACGGAGAAATAGAAAAAACCGGAATATTCAATATGGATCAGATTCATTTTATAATGATGCAGAACAGAAAATCTAAAATTTTAAATGGAAGAATTGAAGAGATAATCCTCTGGCTCTCCTCTCTGTCGATTTTTTTAAGGAATAATGACTGGGAAATCGATTGTGATAATCCCAGATCTCCCGAGTTTTCTCTTGCAGGGCGTTTCGAGACCATCCTGTATCTCTGGAGTCATAGACTGAGAAATATTAAAATCAGATGA
- a CDS encoding glycosyltransferase, with translation MKVLQILPDLSAGGAEGFVTNLGVSLAGLGVEVRFFLMAGVRGERGRVLYSRLKEAGIEVDGSEEHNVRSLMNILNLAESIRSWQPDIVQANMYQTEALVCISRILTLGSVSCYIRRLANTEQVGSRSKTIVRLMPLFFSKTIACSVAVAEAYRNFIGRDCESELITIPNGGLLQQNTTTNEERRNAREKYGFPDKAFIVVHIGKMLGTGIDKGQKAHDVLIKAFARAFRGSPNHILALVGDGPLRSELEALSRYLGIAQQTCFLGLQTEPWPVLQAADIFCFPSRYEGLPNVLPEAASCGLPVLASDIPEIRNISPDDAWLLRPVNDVESFADGLLYMQKNINIYKQRAENVAQDFRKQFSMQLCAENYMNAYNQILRKHKKVVFTNMKGLNG, from the coding sequence ATGAAGGTTCTTCAAATTCTGCCTGACCTCTCAGCGGGTGGAGCGGAAGGGTTTGTTACAAATCTCGGGGTAAGCCTTGCTGGATTAGGAGTAGAAGTAAGATTCTTTCTCATGGCCGGAGTTCGAGGGGAAAGAGGCCGGGTATTGTATTCACGCTTGAAAGAGGCCGGGATTGAAGTTGACGGTTCCGAAGAACACAATGTCCGCTCTTTGATGAACATTCTGAATCTGGCAGAATCGATCCGCTCATGGCAGCCCGATATTGTCCAGGCAAACATGTATCAGACTGAAGCGCTGGTCTGCATTTCCAGAATTCTTACATTGGGCAGCGTTTCCTGCTATATCAGGCGGCTTGCTAATACAGAACAGGTGGGTTCCCGCTCAAAAACAATAGTCCGGCTGATGCCTCTATTCTTCAGTAAGACCATCGCCTGCTCAGTTGCAGTAGCCGAAGCTTACAGAAATTTCATTGGGAGGGACTGTGAAAGTGAACTGATAACAATTCCTAATGGTGGGCTTTTGCAGCAGAATACGACAACAAATGAAGAAAGGCGTAACGCCAGAGAAAAATATGGGTTTCCAGATAAAGCTTTTATTGTTGTTCATATTGGGAAGATGCTTGGAACAGGTATAGATAAAGGCCAGAAGGCTCATGATGTATTGATCAAAGCTTTTGCACGGGCATTCAGGGGCAGTCCCAATCATATACTGGCTCTAGTTGGTGATGGACCGCTTCGGTCCGAACTGGAAGCGCTTTCCAGATATCTGGGTATTGCTCAACAGACTTGCTTTTTAGGGCTGCAAACGGAACCATGGCCTGTGCTTCAGGCAGCTGACATATTCTGTTTTCCTTCCCGTTACGAAGGTTTGCCAAATGTATTACCCGAAGCTGCCTCATGCGGATTGCCTGTTCTGGCCTCAGATATTCCAGAGATAAGGAACATATCTCCTGATGACGCATGGCTGCTTAGACCAGTGAATGATGTGGAATCTTTTGCGGATGGGTTATTATATATGCAGAAAAATATTAATATTTATAAACAAAGAGCTGAAAATGTTGCACAAGACTTCAGGAAACAATTTTCGATGCAGCTATGTGCAGAG
- a CDS encoding four helix bundle protein, with translation MKRVHHDLKVWQESIELVKMIYEFSKNFPVEETHGLTSQIRRSSVSIPSNAVEGAARTGTKEFLHYLSMSQGSLSEVETQLLIAGNLGYIRNPDVIFEQIKKVFGLLGGLINSIRERRTQ, from the coding sequence GTGAAGAGAGTTCATCACGATCTTAAAGTATGGCAAGAGTCGATTGAACTTGTTAAAATGATATATGAATTTTCAAAGAATTTTCCTGTTGAAGAAACTCATGGTTTAACAAGTCAGATACGCAGATCGTCTGTTTCAATTCCAAGTAATGCTGTCGAAGGTGCTGCCCGCACTGGAACTAAAGAATTTTTACATTATCTTTCCATGAGCCAAGGTTCTTTAAGTGAGGTTGAAACCCAACTGCTTATTGCTGGCAATTTAGGATACATAAGAAATCCAGATGTCATTTTTGAACAGATTAAAAAAGTTTTTGGCCTCCTCGGGGGCTTAATTAACTCTATACGAGAAAGGAGAACGCAATGA
- a CDS encoding Gfo/Idh/MocA family oxidoreductase, which produces MTPHPSPLTPNSLHLLSHIAIIGAGYWGKNLVRNYSELGVLKTVCDTSVQYLAELQKQYRGVRFTSNFSEILEDQEIKGVVISAPAAMHFSLAREALLSGKDVFVEKPLSLDLRDAEELKEIALKNSRILMVGHLLQYHPCFIRLKGMIRDGLLGRIDYVYSTRLNFGKIRREEDILWSFAPHDISMILSLANETPEAVIATGGYYLHKKIADVTTTHLEFASGLRAHVFVSWLHPFKEQKLVVVGEKGMAVFNDTLAWTDKLLLYPHNVKWENGIPVPDKKEAIKIEVENEEPLRKECEHFVSCIETRNEPLTDGNEGIDVLRILKAGQLSLDNSSRKIFISDLNQAEKAYFVHNSSYIDDGVEIGEGSKIWHFSHILKGTKIGKNCNIGQNVVIGPDSTIGNGCKIQNNVSIYKGVTLEDDVFCGPSMVFTNVYNPRAHISKMNEMRPTLVKKGVTIGANATIVCGHTIGEYAFIGAGAVVTRGASAYALMVGNPAKQIGWMCRCGEKLDDDLICSHCGKAYTDTHAEGLALKK; this is translated from the coding sequence ATGACACCTCACCCCTCACCCCTCACCCCTAACTCCTTACACCTCCTTTCTCACATCGCAATTATCGGTGCAGGATACTGGGGCAAAAATCTTGTAAGGAACTACAGTGAATTGGGGGTTTTGAAAACTGTCTGCGACACCAGTGTTCAATATCTTGCCGAACTTCAAAAGCAGTATCGGGGCGTCAGATTCACTAGCAACTTCAGTGAAATACTTGAGGATCAAGAAATAAAGGGTGTTGTTATTTCCGCACCTGCGGCGATGCACTTCTCCCTGGCCAGAGAGGCGCTTCTTTCTGGAAAGGATGTATTTGTCGAAAAGCCCCTTTCTCTTGATCTGAGGGATGCAGAAGAACTTAAAGAAATCGCCCTGAAAAATTCGAGAATCCTTATGGTAGGCCACCTGCTTCAGTACCACCCCTGTTTTATCAGACTTAAGGGGATGATCAGAGATGGACTGCTCGGGCGGATAGACTATGTTTATTCAACAAGGCTCAACTTCGGCAAAATCAGACGGGAGGAGGATATTTTGTGGAGTTTCGCCCCTCATGACATATCAATGATCCTCTCGCTTGCAAATGAAACCCCTGAAGCGGTAATAGCAACCGGCGGATATTATCTTCACAAAAAAATTGCTGATGTAACTACAACGCACCTTGAATTTGCGTCGGGATTAAGGGCTCATGTTTTTGTTTCATGGCTGCACCCTTTCAAAGAGCAGAAGCTTGTAGTTGTCGGTGAAAAAGGTATGGCGGTCTTTAATGATACATTGGCCTGGACAGACAAACTCCTGCTGTATCCTCATAATGTCAAATGGGAAAACGGTATTCCCGTACCTGATAAAAAAGAAGCGATCAAGATTGAAGTGGAAAATGAGGAACCGCTAAGAAAAGAGTGTGAGCATTTCGTATCATGCATTGAGACCAGGAATGAACCGTTAACCGATGGCAATGAAGGGATTGATGTTTTAAGAATTCTGAAAGCTGGACAGCTTTCCCTTGATAATTCCAGCCGGAAGATATTCATCTCTGATCTTAATCAGGCAGAGAAAGCTTATTTTGTACACAATTCAAGCTATATAGATGATGGGGTCGAGATTGGCGAGGGTTCAAAGATCTGGCATTTCAGCCATATACTTAAAGGGACAAAGATAGGAAAGAATTGCAATATAGGCCAGAACGTGGTCATAGGGCCGGATTCCACGATAGGAAACGGATGTAAAATCCAGAACAATGTATCAATTTATAAAGGTGTCACACTGGAAGACGATGTCTTCTGCGGGCCTTCAATGGTCTTTACCAATGTTTATAATCCCAGGGCCCATATTTCAAAGATGAACGAAATGAGACCGACTCTTGTTAAAAAGGGTGTAACAATTGGAGCCAATGCAACGATAGTATGCGGCCATACGATAGGCGAATATGCATTCATAGGTGCGGGTGCGGTTGTAACGAGGGGGGCCTCGGCATATGCCCTTATGGTAGGCAACCCGGCGAAGCAAATCGGCTGGATGTGCCGGTGTGGTGAAAAACTGGATGATGACCTGATTTGCAGCCATTGCGGAAAAGCATATACGGATACACATGCAGAAGGGCTTGCGCTAAAGAAGTAA
- a CDS encoding long-chain fatty acid--CoA ligase: protein MMDYQLLLRTFLIRTARFFPKKEIVSVYPNEIHRYTYADYYRRTCQLAHALDKLGIKRGDRVASFALNNQRHLELYFGVPCMGGVLHTVNIRLPHEHIIYIINHAEDKILFIEEDLVFLIEPIAEQLKTVEHYVILSQSGKMPQTTLPNAVLYDEMIKEFPEDYDWPIDMSEFDPALICYTSATTGTPKGVVYSHRGIMLHTYGIGVTLNVNEGDCVLHIVPMFHANAWGAPFGAVALGCKQVLPGREVLNMEKLCRVIADEKVSFTAGVPTIWMMLHDYLEKGGWHDFSSLKGIFSGGSACPISLMKSLNEKYGFPVRQAYGMTETYPMATAALPKSYMADWPMEKIYDIRASAGIPAPGVEMRVVNDNGEDVRMDGKEWGEIWFRGPWIAKEYYKDDASSTRLFSDGWLKTGDIATMDEEGYLRLVDRKGDLIKSGGEWISSVDLENAIMAHPKVLEATVIGIPHQKWQERPMGCIVPVPGETISEEELREFLKGSVADWWIPEKFVFMSMIPKTSVGKFNKKELRKMFSEGMLK from the coding sequence ATGATGGACTATCAGCTGCTTTTAAGGACTTTCCTGATAAGGACTGCCAGGTTCTTCCCTAAAAAAGAGATCGTTTCTGTCTACCCCAATGAAATTCACCGGTATACATATGCAGATTATTACAGGCGTACATGCCAGCTCGCACACGCCCTCGACAAGCTAGGGATAAAGCGAGGAGACAGGGTGGCAAGCTTTGCGTTGAACAACCAACGCCACCTTGAACTTTATTTTGGCGTACCATGCATGGGAGGTGTCCTGCATACAGTCAATATCAGACTGCCGCATGAACACATTATTTATATAATCAACCATGCTGAAGATAAGATACTGTTCATCGAGGAAGACCTGGTATTTCTTATAGAACCGATTGCGGAACAGCTCAAAACAGTCGAGCATTACGTAATACTCTCTCAGTCAGGGAAAATGCCCCAAACAACACTGCCGAATGCAGTTCTCTATGACGAGATGATTAAAGAATTTCCAGAGGACTATGACTGGCCGATTGATATGAGCGAATTCGACCCCGCCCTGATATGCTACACATCCGCCACAACGGGAACACCCAAAGGAGTGGTCTACAGCCACAGAGGAATTATGCTTCATACATACGGCATCGGTGTAACCCTGAACGTCAACGAGGGTGATTGTGTACTCCATATCGTGCCGATGTTCCATGCCAATGCATGGGGAGCACCCTTCGGAGCAGTAGCTCTCGGCTGTAAGCAGGTATTGCCGGGAAGAGAAGTCCTCAATATGGAGAAGCTCTGCCGTGTGATTGCAGACGAGAAGGTGTCTTTTACTGCCGGAGTCCCGACAATCTGGATGATGCTGCACGATTACCTTGAAAAAGGGGGATGGCACGACTTTTCATCATTGAAAGGCATCTTCAGCGGAGGCTCGGCCTGCCCTATCTCCCTGATGAAAAGCCTCAATGAAAAATACGGCTTCCCTGTCAGGCAGGCTTACGGAATGACGGAAACATACCCGATGGCAACAGCGGCACTACCCAAGAGCTATATGGCCGACTGGCCGATGGAAAAAATCTATGACATCCGTGCAAGCGCGGGCATACCTGCACCCGGTGTTGAAATGCGGGTTGTAAACGACAATGGTGAAGACGTCAGAATGGACGGTAAAGAATGGGGTGAAATATGGTTCCGAGGCCCATGGATCGCAAAGGAATATTACAAAGATGATGCATCATCAACAAGGCTGTTCTCAGACGGATGGCTTAAAACCGGTGATATAGCGACAATGGACGAAGAAGGCTATTTAAGACTTGTCGATAGGAAAGGCGACTTGATAAAAAGCGGAGGCGAATGGATATCTTCCGTTGACCTGGAAAATGCAATCATGGCCCATCCGAAAGTCCTTGAGGCAACAGTCATCGGCATACCTCACCAGAAGTGGCAGGAAAGGCCCATGGGGTGCATCGTTCCGGTTCCCGGCGAGACCATATCAGAAGAAGAATTGAGGGAATTTCTCAAAGGGAGCGTGGCAGACTGGTGGATACCTGAAAAGTTTGTCTTCATGTCAATGATTCCAAAAACAAGCGTGGGAAAATTCAACAAAAAAGAACTCAGAAAAATGTTTTCGGAGGGAATGCTGAAATAA